The segment CTCAAGAAATATATCTCCTGCACGACCTCTTCCATTCTCGTTAACCTGTGCGAGTATGCCGCCAGGACCTCCATTTTCACCGCTATCTCCACTCAACTCTATGGATTCCGAAGCCCGGATAGTTACGTTCCCTGCATTCCCTGAACTAAAGGTAGAAGCAGATAGTACCCCACCATCTGTAATGCTAAGTTGCTTAGTTTCAATCGTTAAATTTCCTCCTCTTCCTGCAGCTCCTGATCTAACGTTGGCAGACAGAGAGCTATTTTGCCCGACCACTTGTACTGAATCGCTTGCTTTTAAAAATAAGCTGCCAGCATTACCCTGCCCATCAGTATCTACTGTTAATTTTGCGCCGTCCCTAATACTCAATCGTTTAGCTTCAATCGTTAAATTGCCACCATTTCCTTTCGGCTGCCCTGTGAATCTTTGATCTCTTGTGATCCCAGCATTAATATCTGTAGAGAAAAAACGGCTCACATTAGGTCTATTAAATAGATTTATCTCATCAGCACGGATGAACAGATTTCCTGCGTCTCCATCCCCAAAAGTTGTAGCCTGAACTTTACTTCCATCACTAACACTTAAACGACCAGTTTCAAGGAATATATCTCCTCCACGGCCTATTCCATTCTGATCGATTTGCGCGAGTATGCCACCAGGACCTCCATTTCTCCCCTTATCTCCGCTTAATTCTACGAATTCAGAAGCACGAATGATTATATTCCCACCATTACCAACCCCAAAGACTAAAGAGTTTAATTGAGACTGAAGAACAACTAAATTTTGAACTTGAATATTAATATCACCACTATTACCGTTGCTTCCAGAGAATATACTGCTTGAAATAACACTGTCTTCAGTAATGGTTAGATTATCTGCTTGGATATTAATATCACCACTATTACCATTGCTTCCAGAGAATACACTGCTTGAAATAACACTATCTCCACCAATGGTTAGATTACTTGCTTGAATATTAATATCACCACTATTACCATTGCCATCAGAGAAAATGTTATTTGAAATCCTACTACCTTCAGAAACGGTTAGATTACCTGTTGCATCTAGAGTAATATCTCCCGATTGGCTATTAGTTGTTCCTAAATTACTTCCGATTCCAGCGTTAAGACCACTGTCTCCTGAGAGGTCTATATTTCTTGCATTGATTGCAATATCGCCACCACCACCACCCGTAGTTGCTAGAAATCCTGCTCCATTAGTTAAAAGTACATCTGCTCGTGCCAAGCCATTCGGAAAATTTAAGCTCAAAACATTATTGTTGATATTTAGCCCAACAGTGCCTATCGCCATTACCCCGCCGAGGTCAATTCGTCCTCCAAACGAAACAAGACCACCTCCGTCAGACGTAATATTTCCACCCAACAGCAAGAGGCTTCTACCATCTGGAACCCGCAGTCCAAAAGTACTAAAAGAATTAGATGGATCTCTTCCCGCATCTGCTATGGAATTATTAGATATCACCCCTACCGGAAGCTGATTAAACAGGAGAGCCGAAGGCTGGATTGTCAATAAGGAAGATGGCGTACGTGGGATAGAGGCACTAAAATCACCAGCATCTCCGAATTGTAATGCGTCCGCTGTCGTCGCGACAAAAGAACCACCTAAATCCAAACGGGAATCTGCGCCAAAAACGATCCCATTTGGATTAATCAAAAACAGATTAGCCTCACTCAGTCCCCCTAACGTCCCTAAAATCTGGGAACGACTAGCACCCGTCACACGGGTCAAGATATTCTGAATTCCAACAGGATTAGCAAAGTAGGCTCCCCTCCCTTCACCAATATTAAACTGCTGAAAACTGTGGAATAGATTACTACCTCGAATTGCTCCACCCTCAATCCGATCGCTGGGCAATCCCTTAATTATTGCAGGCGTAAGAGTCGATCGTTCCGCCCCCAAAGTCCCATCCGGCACAATCACATTCTGCGCCATGCTTACCTGTGCTGCACCTAACCAGCCCAAACCCAGAGCACAGATATTCCACCACTTAGTACTCATCACCGAGACTCCAACAAGCAACATTCACCCAAAATTATAAGATCTCCTTTCAAGTCCCAATGCATCAAACTTCACAAAATGATCTATTCACAGAATCAATCTAGAACTTGTATACCAAGACGA is part of the Romeriopsis navalis LEGE 11480 genome and harbors:
- a CDS encoding two-partner secretion domain-containing protein; protein product: MSTKWWNICALGLGWLGAAQVSMAQNVIVPDGTLGAERSTLTPAIIKGLPSDRIEGGAIRGSNLFHSFQQFNIGEGRGAYFANPVGIQNILTRVTGASRSQILGTLGGLSEANLFLINPNGIVFGADSRLDLGGSFVATTADALQFGDAGDFSASIPRTPSSLLTIQPSALLFNQLPVGVISNNSIADAGRDPSNSFSTFGLRVPDGRSLLLLGGNITSDGGGLVSFGGRIDLGGVMAIGTVGLNINNNVLSLNFPNGLARADVLLTNGAGFLATTGGGGGDIAINARNIDLSGDSGLNAGIGSNLGTTNSQSGDITLDATGNLTVSEGSRISNNIFSDGNGNSGDINIQASNLTIGGDSVISSSVFSGSNGNSGDINIQADNLTITEDSVISSSIFSGSNGNSGDINIQVQNLVVLQSQLNSLVFGVGNGGNIIIRASEFVELSGDKGRNGGPGGILAQIDQNGIGRGGDIFLETGRLSVSDGSKVQATTFGDGDAGNLFIRADEINLFNRPNVSRFFSTDINAGITRDQRFTGQPKGNGGNLTIEAKRLSIRDGAKLTVDTDGQGNAGSLFLKASDSVQVVGQNSSLSANVRSGAAGRGGNLTIETKQLSITDGGVLSASTFSSGNAGNVTIRASESIELSGDSGENGGPGGILAQVNENGRGRAGDIFLETNRLSVSDGSKVQAATFGNGDSGNIFIRADEIDLFNTPDVPNFFSTAINAGVTSDPRFIRQATGNGGKLTIEARRLSIRDGAEVTVDTSGKGGAGTLFIKSTDLVEVIGQNSFLTADVNSKATAVGNRGSLIVETEQLSIRDGGQVGSSTFGVGNAGDVFIRATDIDILGLAANGNSSSLRSESSQNATGNGGNLSINTRSLSLQAGALLTSQSEGQGSAGNITANISGLLKADNGTISTRAASFSGGTVNITAGNIRLSNDSDITTFVSSGIGGGGNITLTANSIIALNDSDILAFAQQGKGGNITFNTPAFFGQNYRPDTPPLFDGNNRVDINATGGVSGIITLPDTSFIQNSLSQLTSENINPDRLIAQTCLVRRDTDQQGRFYESGNTNLANAPTDVNSSTFATAQIQTSKQQISTNRPWKLGDPIIEPTGFYRMANNKLVMGRECRKDQN